The segment GAAGATTTCTCCCTCTCTACTTTTAGCTTAGCTCTGATTCTAGGGGGATGTCAGTCCCAAAATAGCGAGTATTTTGAGGGAATTTAAGGGATGAGTATTTATCTCTAGAAGTGGAAAAAAGAGGTATGTTCCTCATGGGGTGGGGGGAAAAATTAGAACACAAGCGGCTAATTTTGTGCCAACAAAAGCTCATTGATTCTAACTAATGTTATTTAACGTCGGTAGATGATCATAAATAAACGCAAAGTGGGCAATGCCCACCAAAACGCTGAAATGCTTAGGTAGAAATTATTGTCGCTATTGCCTATCCTACAGGTATTATTCGTTTATTCCTGAACCAACGGGGGCAGTAGAACTTAAGCCTAATTCGGGTTTATCTGCCTTAACTTGGTTTAAATTCCATTCATTTTTAAACAATAAGACGGGACGATCCCAATTATCTTTAACGGTCATACTATTAAAGATGCGTCCAGCTTTTTCTAATGCAGTCCATCCTCCTGTTACCCAACGGGCAACACTGTAGGGAAGCGGTTCTAGGTTCGTTTCTACCCCATATTCGCTTAACATCCGAAACTGCACCACTTCAAACTGCAACTGTCCAACAGCCGCTAAAATGGGATCGCGTTTAAAGTCGTCGGTAGAGTACATAATCTGGATTGCTCCCTCTTCGCGCAGTTCCTGAATACCTTTTTGAAATTGTTTGAATTTAGACGGATTAGGATTTTTCAGATAGGCGAATATTTCAGGCGAAAAGCAAGGGATACCTTCGTATTCCAACTTAGTTCCGCTATAGATAGTATCGCCAATGGCAAAGACTCCAGGGTTATTTAACCCAATTACATCCCCCCCATAGGCTTCCTCGATGGACTCCCGATCTTGGGCAAAAAGCTTTTGAGGACGGGATAAACGGACGGTTTTCCCCGTTCTGGCGTGACTAACGGTCATGTCCTTCTCGAATTTACCTGTACAAACCCGCACAAATGCAACGCGATCGCGGTGTTTCGGGTCCATATTGGCCTGTAATTTGAAAACAAAGCCACTAAATTCGGGATGGGTGGGGTCAACCACTCCCACAGAAGAATTGCGTCCTTCGGGTTGTAAAGCGTATTCTAGGAAGGCTTCGAGGAATAACTGCACGCCAAAGTTGGTCATGGCTGAACCAAAAAAGACGGGGGTTATCTGGCCATCGTGGAGTTCTTTTAAGTCCAGATCTCCCCCCAACTCTTGGAGGATTTCTAACTCTTCTTTTAGCTGATAATAAAGCTCTTGTTCGAGGTGTGCTTCAATTTTGGGGTCGCCAAGCTTAATGGCGGTTTCCTGAGCCTGTTGGCTACCGTGGGCACGACGTTCAAACAGGTGTATACCCTGGTGACGGCGGTCAAAAACGCCTTTAAAGCGATCGCCTGTTCCGATAGGCCAATTCACGGCATAGGTTTTCAGTCCTAATTCCTGTTCAATTTCATCGAGTAATTCTAGAGGTTCTCTGGTGGGGCGATCGAGTTTATTAATAAAGGTAAAAATAGGAAGTCCCCGCAGACGACAGACTTCAAACAGTTTGCGGGTTTGAGGTTCTAACCCCTTGGCTGCATCGATTAACATGACGGCATTATCGGCCGCGGCGAGGGTACGATAGGTATCTTCGCTAAAGTCTTGGTGTCCGGGGGTATCGAGGAGATTAATTTGGAAGTTTCGGTACTCAAATTGGAGAACGGTGGAGGTAATGGAGATTCCCCGTTGTTTTTCCATTTCCATCCAGTCAGAGGTAGCTTTACGCTGATCGCGTCTGGCTTTGACGGCTCCTGCTTGGTGAATGGCTCCTCCGTAGAGTAGGAGTTTTTCGGTTAAAGTGGTTTTTCCTGCGTCTGGGTGGGAAATAATGGCAAAATTACGCCGTTTCTCAACGGCTTCTTGGATTTCTGTCTGAAGTTCGCTCGACATTCTTTAGGGGGAGTCTTTCCACAGTAAGGCTACTTATCTTTATCTATGATAACCTAATTTGTTAATTTAGAGAGAATACAATATTCAAGATAAAAACTAAACTTAAGGAATAATCAATTTATGAGTAATCTTAAAGCGTTAATTTTTGACGTGGATGGAACCTTAGCACAAACGGAACGGGATGGTCATCGAGTGGCGTTTAATTTGGCGTTTGCTGAGGCAGGTTTAGAGTGGTATTGGTCAGAGTCTCTTTATGGGGAATTGTTAGCAGTTGCTGGAGGAAAAGAACGGATTCGCTTTTATTTACAACAATATCACCGCGATTTTACTGAAGATTTAGATCATTTAATTCCTCGGCTTCATCAAGCCAAAACAGAACATTATCGTCAATTATTATCCTCTGGAAAAATTACGTTACGGTTAGGAGTTAAGCGGTTAATTGAAGAAGCGTATCAGGAAGGCATTAGATTAGCGATCGCAACTACAAGTGCTTTACCTAATGCCCTAGCTTTATTAGAAAAAAATCTGGATCAAACTTGGTTTGAAGTGATAGCAGCCGGAGATATTGTTCCCGCTAAAAAACCCGCTCCCGATATTTATCATTATGTTTTAGACCAAATGAATTTAGCGGCTGAAAATTGTTTGGTTTTTGAGGATTCTTGTCACGGATTGATGGCAGCAACTCAAGCGGGATTAAAGACTGTTGTTACTGTCAATGATTATACTATTAATCAAGATTTTTCTCGGGCTACTTTAGTGATTAATCATTTAGGAGAACCCGAAGAACCTTTTAAGATAATTCAAGGAGAAGTTAGCAATAAACACTATTTAGACTTAAATTTAGCCAAGGAATTGCTAAGTTAAATCTTTATAATGACGTTGACAAAAAGCATTAATTGCCTTTTGATTCAGAGATATTGGTCAGTTGAGAATCAATGAATTATCCATGAAACTAAAACCTGCTAACCTGTTTTCAAAACAAACCTAAATGATATTATAGTAAAATTTAATGAATATCAATATAGCAATCAGGAGTAATTTATGAGATATTTTTTCTATCTGTTGCCTGTGTTGGCTGTTGCTTGATATAACTCAGTGTAGAGATGTTTGATAAACATCTCTACCTACCTATCACTAAGTTATATTATATTAGGATAGCTTAAACAACCAAATTATCAAGCTAAGATTTGATCATCAACCGAAAAATCAACCTCAATTTTATCCCGTCCTGACGCTAAATAATCATTCTCCAATGAGTCTTTTAACCCCCCAATTAAATCGTATTCAGGTGTCCAGTCTAAGTCCTTTAATGCTTTGTGAATGTCAGCAAAAAAATGTTGCGTTCGTAGAGGGAAAGCTTTCTTTTTCCCGAAGTCAAACTGCTTAGGATCGTAGTGAACAATTTTGATGTCATCCGGTGATTTTCCTGCTGCGATCGCACAAGCATAAGCTAACCCATCAAAGGTCACATAACGTTCCCCAGAAATGTTATAAATTTGGTTAATTGCTTGCTTATTTCCTAATACCGATGCCATAGCTTTTGCTAAGTCTTGAACATGACCAAATTGGGTAAAATGTAACCCATTCCCCGGAATAGGAAGGGGGTGATCGCGCACAATTCGGTCAAAAAACCACGCTTCTAAATCATTATAATTCTGAGGACCATAGATATAAGTAGGACGAATAGAAGTCCAAGGAATACCACTTTTTTCTAAATAACTTTCTGTCTCAAATTTGCCTTTATGACGACTATTCGGATCGACTGCATCTCCTTCAATATGAGGCATTTGATGAGATTTTAAATAAACCCCCGCAGAACTCACATAAACGAAGTGTTCAACCTTATTTAAGAAGATTTCTACTAAGGGTTGAGTATCGCTTAATTCCCGTCCATTGTTATCAAAAACAGCATCAAATTGTTCTGACGATAACGTCTCTTTTAGTTGACTAATATTAGTGCGATCGCCTTTAATTTGTTGTACTCCTTCCACGGGAACAGGTTTATTCCCTCGGTTAAATAAAACCACTTCGTGTCCTTGTTCAACTAAAACTTTAGTCAGATAAACCCCAATAAAGCGGGTTCCTCCCATAATTAAAATACGCATTGTGTACCTACTTTGTAATAATTTTGGATTCTCCCATTTTCTCATAGTTAAGTTACTTTTGAAGATCAGCTAGGTTGGTGGGTAATGTCTACCTAACAAGATAAATTTTACTTTTAAATATGAACTTATTACTAATTATCACCTTAAATTCAAGTAAAATTTCTAAACACCTACTAGGACTTAATAATATTAAGTCCCTACAGAAGTTAAAAAAAATTCTCCTTCTCGCAATTACCCAAAAGTTGCTAATTCAGGATAGCCAGCCTCAATTAAAGCGCGATCGCGGATACGACAAGAATCACACAAACCGCAGGGTTTTTCACCTCCTTGATAACAAGACCAAGTATCTTCAATAGGAACCCCCAAACTAACAGCACGACGCACAATATCGACCTTAGAATCATTAATCAAAGGAGCAATTAATTGAGGTGCATGACCTTCAATACCTGCTTTTGAAGACAAATTCGCTAATCTTTGATAAGCTTGAAGATAGTCTGGGCGACAATCAGGATAACCCGAATAATCCACCGCATTAATGCCTAAAAAAATGGCCGTTGCCCCCTTTGCTTCCGCTAAAGAAAGAGCGATCGCAATAAAAACCGTATTTCTCCCTGGAACATAGGTAGAAGGAATAATATTAGGGTTAATTCCCCCTTGGGGAAGCGTCAAAGCAGTATCCGTCAGAGCAGATCCCCCCCATTGGGCAAGATTAACCTCTACGATATAATGTTCAGTAATATCTAATGCTTTAGCGATGTTTTTCGCTGCTGCTAATTCCTTTTCGTGCCGTTGACCGTAACGCAAAGAAAGGGCAATTAAATGATAACCTTGAGAAAGAGCGATCGCGGCCGAAGTAGCAGAATCTAACCCCCCAGATAACAAAACAACCGCCTTAGATTGATGAATCATAGAATTGTCAACTATACTGATTAAGATTTTTAATTTATCGTAGCCTCTAAATAACTTTATTCAATGGAAGATCTGAAAACTCGCTTAAATCAAGACCTCGCAGAGATTGAATGGAAAGACCTAATCCCCCATGCTCAACGGGATGCCATCATTATTGTTACCAAGGATTTAGACATTTTAGAAGTAGCAGTAGCCATTGCTCAAGATAATACCGATGCGGTACAACATTGGATTAGTGAAGCGTTAATTGATAAACCCTCCTCAGAACAATTAACCATCTGGAATGCCGATCCCTCCGTTGTTTTTAAAACCTTAATCCTACAACCCTTTGTTTTAATTCAATTATCAGTCAACAGTAAACCGTGCCAAGAATAGAAAATGCTGTTAAGATTATGTTAAAATTTGCTACCTGAAAAAAATTTAGGGATAATAGCCAATAAAACCGACTTGGGTGATGAGGAAACTTGAGGCACTGAGGCCTTGTGAGCTATGAATCAATCTACTGAAACGCCAACTGCTATCAAAGACTTGCCGATCAAGTTGAAAATTCCCGTTCAACTGAGGAAATTAAACGAATTGCCTTGGCAAGCTTGGGCAATTGCTCTGATTGTTGCCTCTGGAACAGTGGGATTTACTGCCACGTCAATGTTACTCAGCTTGCCGAAATCGGCTCAATGTACCAGAGTATTCTGGCCGATCGCCTCAGCGTCTACCCGTATCTACTGTGCCCAACTTGAAGCAGAACAGGGAACCGTAGACAGTTTGCTCAAAGCCATTAACCTCGTAGAAGCCTTACCCGCGAACCATCCCCTACGGGACGATATTAACCAAAATGTCGAAGAATGGGCAGTTGCCATCCTCGATATTGCCGAAAAAGAATTTCAAGCCGGAAAACTCGACGAAGCCATCAGTATTGCCCGTAAAATCCCCAGTCATGTTCAAGTTTACAACGTGGTAGACGAACGGATCGAAGCCTGGCGATCGCTGTGGCAAGAAGGAGAAGCGATTTTTGCAGAAGTCGAAGAACATCTGCGCAACGCTGAATGGAACCAAGCGTTCCGCACTGCCGTTAAACTGTTGAACCTAGACAATGAATACTGGTCTACCATCAAATACGATGAAACCATTAAAGAAATTCAATTAGCCCAAGAAGAAAGCAGTAAACTCGATAAAGCCTATAGCATCCTACGACGGGGTGGCGTGGATAATTGGCTACAGGCTATCACAGAAGCTCAACAGGTAGCAGCCGATAGCTATGCTTATCGAGAAGCCCAAAAACTCATCGAGGAGGCTAAAGAAAAGTTAGTCAGCCACATCGAAGGGTTAATGGATGACAACCGTTGGGAAAGCGTCCTAGAAGTCGTTGATCGTCTGCCAGAAAGTTTAGCCCTAACCGAAGAGATCACCGACTGGAAAGCCTTGGCTAGTGCAGGACTCGAAGCCCAGAACGGTACAGTAGAAAGCTTACAAACGGCGATCGCCTCAGCCCAAGAAATTGACGCAGATCGCCCACTTTATCAAGACGCGCAAGATTTAATTAGCCGTTGGCAACTGGAAATCGAAGGTGTCACCCATCTGCAAAAAGCCCGCGATTTAGCCCAAGGAGGCACGATTAATGACCTCAATGGGGCGATCGCCTCCGCAGAATTAGTCACCTCTGTAAACCCCCGTTATGGCGAAGCTCAAGGAGAAATTAGAGACTGGAGAAGACGGATTCAAATCTCGGAAGATCAACCTCTGTTAGATCAAGCCAGGGATCTGTCCCGCGATGGCAGTATTGCCTCCTTACAAGAAGCGATCGCCAAAGCTAGTCTCATTGGTGCTAATCGAGCACTCTCTTCGGAAGCACAACAAGAGATTGAAAAATGGCGCAACAGTATTCAACGTCAAGAAGATCAACCCCTTTTGGATCAAGCGATCGCCCTAGGGGATGTCAAAGACTATAACGCTGCCATTAGTACGGCTGAACGAATTGGCCGGGGACGAGTCCTCTATCAAGAAGCCCAAAATAACATCCGAGGATGGCGACGGGAAATACGCGCCCAAAAGAATCTCCAAGAAGCCTATCTCATCGCCCAAGGGAGAACCCCTCAAGCCTTAGCCTCAGCGATTAGTTTAGTCCAAAAAATCCCTCGTTCGACGGACGTGAGCCTTGAAAGCCGACAAGTGCTTAACCGTTGGAGTGCCGAACTGTTATCGATGGCTGAAGATCAAGCGCGACGATCCCTCTTAGAAGAAGCGATTAAATTAGCTCGCATGGTCCCTTCTGACAGTGAGGTTTACAACTCGGCTCAACTTCAGATTCAAGCTTGGAAAGGCATCCTTCAACCGCCTACACCTGCGGTCATTAATGAGACGAATCAACCTCTATTACCCATCAATTCACCCCAAAATCAATGATAGATTTTAGTCTCAGTTCATAATGGCTGTATCTGACCTCTGTTGCCTCTTTCCATAATCAGCCGATGATAACTGGACTTGAGAGAATTGTATCGATAGTTACAAATTGTTTCAGAAGTAACATCTCATTGTCAACAAGTGCCCGATAATTGAGGTAGGGAAACGTTTATCTCCCTGACCAATTCCTATCAGCAAACAAAATAAGGATTTGGCCTCTACACTTGATGACTTTAACAATTCAGTTTGCCAGATAATGGTGAGGAGGTAAGTCATGACCAGGACAATTCAATCTCAAGTTCGTTACTCTATAGAGGTGATCCAAGAGGAAGCTTGCCAATTGGTACATCAAGGACTGCTGCATCGTCAACAACCTATCTATACCCTGTGTAAGTACATTCCTGCCTCTGAATGGCCAAATGTAGAATGTGAGTTAGAAAGATATGATTATTTACTTAGGGATCGGATTATTGACTTGTTAAACCATGAAACATGGACTCAAGACTAGACAATAGCGTATAATCAATGAACAATACGGCGTTTATCTTGGGTTGGGGAGATTTTGTCATTGATGAATCAAGAACCTACCGCTTACCTAGAACAATCGGCGGTTATTCCCTACCGTTTCCGTGAAGGACAACTGGAGATCTTATTAATTACTTCGCGTAACAGTAAACGCTGGATTATCCCTAAAGGCATTATAGAGCCTAATATGAACCCCCAAGACTCTGCCGCCCAAGAAGCTTTAGAAGAAGCCGGAATTAAGGGGAAGGTTTCAGACATCATAAGGGGATCTTACACCTATCAAAAGTGGGGAAGCACTTGCCGCGTCCAGATTTTTACCCTAGAAGTAGACACTATCTATATTGATTGGTTAGAAGCCTCCTTTAGAAAACGACAATGGGTTAGTCTATCAGAAGCTATTCGGTTAATTCAAGAAGAAGAAGTCAGAAAAATTTTGGCACAATTACCTGATTATCTGGATCAAACTCAATGAAGGCAACCATACTTTATTTTGATTTAGTCAATAGTTAAGCGGTCTTGATGAGTCAGTAATCCCTGTGTGTGAACTTGGGAGAATCCACTCACTTGAGGGAGTGGAGTATGTCAAAGTGCAATGGTATAATTGTCTGTGCTTAACCCATAGGGAAAATAATTACCCTATGCCTAATTTAGAATTATATAGATAATCTTTATGGCCGTCTCTAGTCCGACTCGCTCCATTCGCATCGGTTCCCGCAAAAGTCAATTAGCTTTAGTCCAAACCTATTGGGTACAAAAAGAACTACAACGTCACCATCCCCAACACCAGTTTGACGTGGAAACCATGAGTACCCAAGGGGATAAAATCCTTGATGTTGCCCTGGCCAAAATTGGCGATAAGGGACTATTTACCAAGGAATTAGAAGTCGCCATGGAACAAAACCAAGTAGACTTGGCGGTGCATTCCCTCAAAGATTTACCCACCAATCTACCCACAGGCTTAATTTTAGGCTGTGTTACCGAACGGGTTGACCCTGCCGATGCCTTAGTCGTCAATAAAAAGCATCTGGATAAACAACTCGATACCTTACCCGAAGGGGCGGTTATTGGGACTTCTTCCCTGCGTCGGTTGGCACAACTGCGTCACCACTTCCCCCATTTAACGTTTAAGGACGTGCGGGGAAATGTCAATACACGCCTCAAAAAACTCGATGAGGGAGAATATGATGCCATTATTTTAGCTGTGGCGGGATTACAACGGCTAGATATGAGCGATCGCATTCACCAAGTCATTCCTAGCGAGATCTCTCTCCACGCTGTTGGACAAGGGGCTTTAGGCATTGAATGTCGAGAAGGCGATGAAGAGGTGTTAGCCTTACTGAAGGTATTAGAACACGAACCGACGCGCGATCGCTGTTATGCAGAACGGGCTTTTTTACGAGAACTCGAAGGGGGGTGTCAAGTCCCCATTGGAGTGAACACCGAAATTGAAGGTGATACCCTCACCCTAACGGGAATGGTCGCTAGTCTTGATGGTCAAACCCTCTTAAAAGATACTATCAGTGGACCACGGGAGTCTGCTGAACAACTTGGCCGAGACTTAGCCAACCGTCTCAGGGAGGCTGGTGCTGGTGAAGTATTAGCAGCAATTTTTGCTCAAATTGAGCGAGGTTAAAACAACTTACCCATTCTATGACTTCTGACTTCTACAAGGATTTCTTGGGCAATGAACATCGTAAAGCGAATTTGTTCAATTTCTGAGAGTTCTTGCCAAGCGTCCTGTTTAATATGGGTTTCTCCCCGCATGGAATAGGCTAAAGGACGGGCAAACACTTCTAAGTCGTCCTCTGTCCAATTTGTCCACAGGGGTTTGACACATTCAACTAATTCAGTCAGTTGGGAGACATTTTCCATCGCTAGTTGTTCTGCTTGGTCAATAATCGTCTCTAAACAGGATGAAGGGACTAATGCTTCAAATTTTCTCACCAATGAATCCCGCAGGTTAGGGGTATTGCCTGATGACCAACAGCGATCAAGATGGGAAAATAGAATATCTGCTTGGGTTTTAATTTCTGATTCCTCTAAGGCTTCGAGGAGGGAAAATTCGCTTTCAATCTGATTAAAGTAATCTTCTGCGTCTGGGGTGGTAGTATCCCAAGGATAGGCTTCATCCACATCCAAGAGAAGATCAAGGAGTTCTTCGTTGAAGGACTTGAGAGAGTCTTCTGAATCTAGGGCAGAGAGGGATGGGTAAGTCATAGCAGATATACTCGCTTGAGGGGGTATCATGGTGTTCTATTGCTATCTACAAGGCCATCATATAGATTTCCGTAGAAAAGAGATCTTCTTAGGCAACAGGTAACGCCACATCTGGCAAGAGGGAATTAATTTGAGTATACATCATTACTTTAAGAAAAACTATATTTGATAGATGATTCTTGCTTGTATAGAGACTGATTAATATATAATTAATTGAATTTTTTAAGAATTTTACTGCTGATTAAACAATTACTAGATTTTTCTAATTTATCAAAAAATGTCTAGATTATTCCAACTAATTTGGCAGCGATCGCGTCTATATTCTCTCTTCCTAGCCAGTTTTCTGATTCTATTAACCGGGTGTCAGTTGAATCTGTTTGAGCAGCCATCTCTTATGCGAGGAAGGCTGTTAATTTACCATCCCTTTCAAGGAGAAAATGGTATAATTTTTGAGAATTTCCTCGATAATTTTGAACAACTTTACCCCGAGGTTCAACTATTAAGTGAATATATTAGAGAGGACAGACTTTCTCAACAGTTTATCTCAAAATCAAGAGCCGGGTTAGGAGCAACAGTCTTGATTGATTTTGCACGACATATTCCTCAATTAGTTAAAAGTAATAGTATTCAACCTCTTGAAGATAAAAATATAGATACATCTAGGTTTTTATCTTCAAATATCATTCAATCTCGCTATCAGGGTAAAATTTATGGTATTCCTCTGGTTTCTCAGGTGCGTGTACTTTGCTACAATCTAGCTAAACTTCAACCTAATTCTAATACTCAA is part of the Rippkaea orientalis PCC 8801 genome and harbors:
- a CDS encoding peptide chain release factor 3; the encoded protein is MSSELQTEIQEAVEKRRNFAIISHPDAGKTTLTEKLLLYGGAIHQAGAVKARRDQRKATSDWMEMEKQRGISITSTVLQFEYRNFQINLLDTPGHQDFSEDTYRTLAAADNAVMLIDAAKGLEPQTRKLFEVCRLRGLPIFTFINKLDRPTREPLELLDEIEQELGLKTYAVNWPIGTGDRFKGVFDRRHQGIHLFERRAHGSQQAQETAIKLGDPKIEAHLEQELYYQLKEELEILQELGGDLDLKELHDGQITPVFFGSAMTNFGVQLFLEAFLEYALQPEGRNSSVGVVDPTHPEFSGFVFKLQANMDPKHRDRVAFVRVCTGKFEKDMTVSHARTGKTVRLSRPQKLFAQDRESIEEAYGGDVIGLNNPGVFAIGDTIYSGTKLEYEGIPCFSPEIFAYLKNPNPSKFKQFQKGIQELREEGAIQIMYSTDDFKRDPILAAVGQLQFEVVQFRMLSEYGVETNLEPLPYSVARWVTGGWTALEKAGRIFNSMTVKDNWDRPVLLFKNEWNLNQVKADKPELGLSSTAPVGSGINE
- a CDS encoding HAD-IA family hydrolase — protein: MSNLKALIFDVDGTLAQTERDGHRVAFNLAFAEAGLEWYWSESLYGELLAVAGGKERIRFYLQQYHRDFTEDLDHLIPRLHQAKTEHYRQLLSSGKITLRLGVKRLIEEAYQEGIRLAIATTSALPNALALLEKNLDQTWFEVIAAGDIVPAKKPAPDIYHYVLDQMNLAAENCLVFEDSCHGLMAATQAGLKTVVTVNDYTINQDFSRATLVINHLGEPEEPFKIIQGEVSNKHYLDLNLAKELLS
- a CDS encoding NAD-dependent epimerase/dehydratase family protein, with the protein product MRILIMGGTRFIGVYLTKVLVEQGHEVVLFNRGNKPVPVEGVQQIKGDRTNISQLKETLSSEQFDAVFDNNGRELSDTQPLVEIFLNKVEHFVYVSSAGVYLKSHQMPHIEGDAVDPNSRHKGKFETESYLEKSGIPWTSIRPTYIYGPQNYNDLEAWFFDRIVRDHPLPIPGNGLHFTQFGHVQDLAKAMASVLGNKQAINQIYNISGERYVTFDGLAYACAIAAGKSPDDIKIVHYDPKQFDFGKKKAFPLRTQHFFADIHKALKDLDWTPEYDLIGGLKDSLENDYLASGRDKIEVDFSVDDQILA
- the queC gene encoding 7-cyano-7-deazaguanine synthase QueC, which encodes MVDNSMIHQSKAVVLLSGGLDSATSAAIALSQGYHLIALSLRYGQRHEKELAAAKNIAKALDITEHYIVEVNLAQWGGSALTDTALTLPQGGINPNIIPSTYVPGRNTVFIAIALSLAEAKGATAIFLGINAVDYSGYPDCRPDYLQAYQRLANLSSKAGIEGHAPQLIAPLINDSKVDIVRRAVSLGVPIEDTWSCYQGGEKPCGLCDSCRIRDRALIEAGYPELATFG
- a CDS encoding DUF2288 domain-containing protein, yielding MEDLKTRLNQDLAEIEWKDLIPHAQRDAIIIVTKDLDILEVAVAIAQDNTDAVQHWISEALIDKPSSEQLTIWNADPSVVFKTLILQPFVLIQLSVNSKPCQE
- a CDS encoding DUF4327 family protein; amino-acid sequence: MTRTIQSQVRYSIEVIQEEACQLVHQGLLHRQQPIYTLCKYIPASEWPNVECELERYDYLLRDRIIDLLNHETWTQD
- a CDS encoding NUDIX hydrolase; translated protein: MNQEPTAYLEQSAVIPYRFREGQLEILLITSRNSKRWIIPKGIIEPNMNPQDSAAQEALEEAGIKGKVSDIIRGSYTYQKWGSTCRVQIFTLEVDTIYIDWLEASFRKRQWVSLSEAIRLIQEEEVRKILAQLPDYLDQTQ
- the hemC gene encoding hydroxymethylbilane synthase, producing MAVSSPTRSIRIGSRKSQLALVQTYWVQKELQRHHPQHQFDVETMSTQGDKILDVALAKIGDKGLFTKELEVAMEQNQVDLAVHSLKDLPTNLPTGLILGCVTERVDPADALVVNKKHLDKQLDTLPEGAVIGTSSLRRLAQLRHHFPHLTFKDVRGNVNTRLKKLDEGEYDAIILAVAGLQRLDMSDRIHQVIPSEISLHAVGQGALGIECREGDEEVLALLKVLEHEPTRDRCYAERAFLRELEGGCQVPIGVNTEIEGDTLTLTGMVASLDGQTLLKDTISGPRESAEQLGRDLANRLREAGAGEVLAAIFAQIERG